Proteins co-encoded in one Sporohalobacter salinus genomic window:
- the cysK gene encoding cysteine synthase A: MEIANNITELIGQTPMVKLNKVVPKETAEVVVKLEAFNPGSSVKDRIALNMIEAAEEKGELKPGGTIVEPTSGNTGIGLALVGVAKGYEVILTMPDTMSDERKELLSALGAKLELTSGEDGMLGAIEQAEKLVAENDDYFMPQQFDNPANPEVHRQTTAQEILEATNGKVDAIIAGVGTGGTITGIGEILKSEVDDVEIVAVEPADSPVLTGGEPGPHKIQGIGAGFVPEVLNTDILDEVITIENKEAEVTARKLATEEGIFVGISSGAAVAAATKVAKRLDSDKRVVAIAPDTGERYLSTTLFENEE; encoded by the coding sequence ATGGAAATTGCTAATAATATAACTGAATTAATTGGTCAGACACCGATGGTTAAGTTAAATAAAGTTGTGCCTAAAGAGACAGCAGAAGTAGTAGTAAAGTTAGAAGCTTTTAATCCTGGTAGTAGTGTTAAGGATAGAATAGCACTTAATATGATAGAAGCTGCTGAAGAAAAAGGAGAACTTAAACCTGGCGGAACAATTGTTGAACCTACTAGCGGGAATACAGGAATTGGCTTAGCTTTAGTTGGAGTAGCTAAAGGATATGAAGTTATTTTGACTATGCCTGATACAATGAGCGATGAACGAAAAGAGCTATTATCTGCTTTAGGAGCTAAATTAGAACTTACTTCTGGTGAGGATGGTATGCTAGGAGCAATTGAACAAGCAGAAAAATTAGTAGCTGAGAATGATGATTATTTCATGCCTCAGCAATTTGATAATCCAGCTAATCCTGAAGTTCATAGACAGACTACTGCTCAAGAAATTTTAGAAGCCACAAATGGAAAGGTAGATGCTATTATAGCAGGTGTTGGAACAGGAGGTACAATAACTGGGATAGGTGAAATTTTGAAGTCAGAAGTTGATGATGTAGAGATTGTGGCTGTAGAACCAGCTGATTCTCCAGTTTTGACCGGAGGAGAACCTGGTCCTCATAAAATTCAGGGTATTGGCGCTGGTTTTGTTCCTGAAGTATTAAATACAGACATATTAGATGAAGTAATTACAATTGAAAATAAAGAAGCTGAAGTTACAGCTAGAAAGTTAGCTACTGAAGAAGGAATTTTTGTAGGAATTTCTTCTGGAGCGGCAGTAGCGGCAGCTACCAAAGTAGCTAAACGTTTGGACTCAGATAAGCGAGTAGTAGCAATTGCTCCCGATACTGGAGAAAGATATTTAAGTACTACACTATTTGAAAATGAAGAATAA
- the adhE gene encoding bifunctional acetaldehyde-CoA/alcohol dehydrogenase: protein MTQPIVRIPRQPEEQISTLVGKAVEAAGQLDELSQQELDQIVKEMALAGVDNHIQLAELAVEETEMGVYEDKITKNLFATENVYHDIKDKKAKGIINKDSTTGIIEVAEPVGVIAALIPATNPTSTTLFKALIALKAGNPIIFSFHPQAFESSKETARIMRNAAIEAGAPEACIQWIEPCSEERTEKLMKHSDVSLILATGGGSMVKAAYSSGTPAIGVGPGNVPAYIEKSANLKQAVHDIITSKTFDNGTVCASEQTLLIDKEVSANVKELFANYHTYILDETETEKLEKVAIDPETKAMNPEVVGQSATKIAEMAGIEVPTDTVLLLVPLQGIGAGYPLSREKLSPILGMQEVSDYKEGIEKIIEVVNFDGLGHTAVLHSSQQQVIDEFRDKVKTGRLLVNNPSTFGAVGDIYNHLSPSMTLGCGTFGGNSTTANVTVDQLYNVKRLTDRKVEREWIKLPQEIYFNSGSLSQLSNLEGEKAVIITDEVMEELGYVEQVAKYLEQAQIDYKVFSEVEPDPSVKTVMEGKEVLEDYEADIIIALGGGSPIDAAKGMRLFYEHPEIDFRDLKLRFMDIKKRAYKFPRLGDKAKFVAIPTTSGSGSEITSFTVITDKENHVKYPLVSYELTPDLAIVDSKLAMSLPPEMTAYTGLDVLTHGIEAYVSVMASDYTDPLALQAIKLVFDYLPRAYKNGTEDKTARAKMHNAACIAGMSFTNAFLGINHSLAHILGSKFEISHGLANALLLPHVIKYNAQAPTKFAHYPNYSYHQAGERYNQLAKELGLKADNLEEGINNLTQEIKNLMVTLNLPLSIADLGIDKQEFESKIEEMARIAYSDQATIANPRKPLVSELEDIYSKAYYGLEI from the coding sequence ATTACACAACCAATAGTAAGAATTCCTCGTCAACCAGAAGAACAGATTTCTACTTTGGTAGGTAAAGCTGTAGAAGCTGCTGGTCAATTGGATGAGCTGTCTCAACAAGAGCTTGATCAGATTGTAAAAGAGATGGCTTTAGCAGGTGTAGATAATCATATTCAGTTAGCTGAGTTAGCAGTGGAAGAAACGGAGATGGGAGTTTACGAAGATAAAATAACTAAAAACTTATTTGCTACGGAAAATGTGTACCATGATATTAAAGATAAAAAAGCCAAGGGGATTATAAACAAAGATTCAACTACCGGAATTATAGAAGTAGCTGAACCAGTGGGAGTGATTGCAGCTTTGATTCCAGCTACTAATCCTACTTCTACTACTTTATTTAAGGCATTAATTGCTTTAAAAGCAGGAAATCCCATTATTTTTAGCTTTCATCCTCAGGCTTTTGAGTCTAGTAAGGAAACAGCGCGAATAATGCGTAATGCAGCTATAGAAGCTGGGGCTCCTGAAGCTTGTATTCAATGGATTGAGCCATGTTCAGAAGAAAGAACTGAGAAGCTAATGAAACATAGTGATGTATCGTTGATATTAGCTACTGGAGGAGGAAGTATGGTTAAGGCAGCTTATAGTTCAGGAACGCCAGCGATTGGAGTTGGCCCTGGTAATGTGCCAGCCTATATAGAAAAATCAGCTAACTTAAAGCAAGCAGTGCATGATATTATAACCAGTAAAACTTTTGATAATGGTACTGTATGTGCTTCGGAGCAGACTTTATTAATAGATAAAGAAGTAAGTGCTAATGTAAAGGAGTTATTTGCAAATTATCACACTTATATCTTAGATGAAACCGAGACTGAAAAATTGGAAAAAGTAGCAATTGATCCGGAAACTAAAGCTATGAACCCTGAAGTTGTAGGTCAAAGTGCTACTAAAATTGCTGAGATGGCAGGGATAGAAGTTCCAACCGATACGGTGTTATTATTAGTTCCTTTGCAGGGGATTGGAGCTGGTTATCCATTGTCAAGAGAAAAGTTAAGTCCTATTTTAGGAATGCAAGAAGTTTCGGATTATAAAGAGGGAATTGAAAAAATAATTGAAGTAGTTAATTTTGATGGACTAGGTCATACTGCTGTTTTACATTCTAGTCAGCAGCAAGTAATTGATGAATTTAGAGATAAGGTGAAAACTGGTAGACTGTTAGTTAATAATCCATCAACCTTTGGAGCCGTAGGGGACATTTATAACCATTTATCTCCATCTATGACTTTAGGTTGTGGGACTTTTGGTGGAAATTCTACTACAGCTAATGTAACCGTTGATCAATTATATAATGTTAAAAGATTGACTGATAGGAAAGTAGAAAGAGAGTGGATTAAATTACCTCAAGAGATTTATTTTAATTCAGGTTCTTTATCCCAGTTGAGTAATCTAGAAGGGGAAAAAGCTGTAATTATTACTGATGAAGTTATGGAAGAATTAGGTTACGTTGAGCAGGTAGCAAAATATTTAGAACAAGCCCAGATAGATTATAAAGTCTTTTCTGAAGTAGAACCTGATCCATCAGTAAAAACAGTAATGGAGGGAAAAGAAGTTTTAGAGGATTATGAAGCAGATATTATTATTGCCCTCGGTGGCGGTTCTCCTATAGATGCTGCCAAAGGGATGAGGTTATTCTATGAGCATCCAGAAATTGATTTTAGAGATTTAAAACTACGATTTATGGATATTAAAAAACGAGCTTATAAGTTTCCTAGATTAGGAGACAAAGCTAAATTTGTAGCTATTCCTACTACTAGTGGTTCAGGTTCGGAAATAACTTCCTTTACTGTAATTACTGACAAAGAAAATCACGTCAAGTATCCATTGGTTTCTTACGAATTAACTCCTGATTTAGCAATTGTAGATTCAAAGTTAGCAATGTCTTTGCCGCCAGAAATGACAGCTTATACTGGATTAGATGTCTTAACTCATGGGATTGAAGCTTATGTATCAGTAATGGCCTCTGATTATACTGATCCACTGGCATTACAAGCGATTAAACTAGTTTTCGATTATTTGCCTAGAGCTTACAAAAATGGGACAGAAGATAAAACAGCCAGAGCAAAAATGCATAACGCTGCTTGTATTGCTGGAATGTCCTTTACTAATGCTTTTTTAGGGATTAATCATAGTTTAGCTCATATTTTAGGTAGTAAATTTGAAATTTCACATGGATTGGCTAATGCATTATTATTACCGCATGTGATTAAATATAATGCTCAAGCGCCGACAAAGTTTGCTCATTATCCAAATTATTCTTATCATCAAGCAGGAGAAAGATATAATCAACTTGCTAAAGAATTAGGATTAAAAGCAGATAATTTAGAAGAGGGAATAAATAATTTAACTCAAGAAATTAAAAATTTAATGGTAACTTTAAATTTGCCATTAAGTATTGCTGATCTAGGAATTGATAAACAAGAGTTTGAAAGCAAAATCGAAGAAATGGCAAGGATTGCTTATAGTGATCAAGCTACTATAGCAAATCCAAGGAAACCTTTAGTTTCAGAGTTGGAAGATATTTACAGCAAGGCATATTATGGGCTGGAAATTTAG
- a CDS encoding oleate hydratase translates to MQRRKNMKKEIDVSEREAYFVGGGIASLAGAAFLIRDGKMPAENIHILEKLDVLGGAMDGAGNPEDGYVIRGGRMYTQFADRPAYECMRDLFRSVPSLDDPEISVLEKTREFNKGMSTNAVTRLVGEDGERINAALYQLTDQHRLALTRLFLTPEPELGNKKIKDYFSESFFDTNFWYLWATVFAFQPWHSVAEMRRYMNRFMQEFERLHNLGGIDRTKYNQYDSQILPLQKWLQDKGVNFKTRCIVKDMDISTNKQSKTVETIYYTLAGDKKEINIDPTDLVFVTNGSMTDGSDLGSMTEAPQLNEKGASFELWKNIAEGNPEFGNPAKFSDHIEKTKWESFTVTLKNKELFDHIIEFTEEEPGNGLTTFVNSSWLMSTVVAEQPHFKNQPDDVKIFWGYGLYPEEKGDYVDKKMEDCTGEEILKELCYHLQCTDKLPSILEDVNCIPCMMPFITAHFMPRKIGDRPRVVPKTSNNLAFLGQYAELPNDVVFTVEYSIRSAQTAVYNLLALNKKVPPINEYQFDIRVLLSSLLHSYK, encoded by the coding sequence ATACAAAGGAGGAAAAATATGAAAAAAGAAATCGATGTTAGTGAACGAGAAGCTTATTTTGTTGGGGGCGGTATAGCATCATTAGCTGGAGCTGCCTTTTTGATTCGCGATGGAAAAATGCCAGCAGAAAATATTCATATCCTAGAGAAATTGGATGTCCTTGGCGGGGCTATGGATGGAGCTGGAAATCCAGAAGATGGGTATGTAATTCGGGGGGGAAGAATGTATACCCAATTTGCGGATAGGCCAGCTTATGAATGTATGCGAGATCTATTCCGGTCAGTACCTTCTCTAGATGACCCAGAAATCTCGGTACTAGAAAAAACTCGTGAATTCAATAAAGGTATGAGTACAAACGCAGTAACAAGACTGGTAGGAGAAGACGGCGAGAGAATAAACGCAGCCTTATACCAGTTAACCGACCAACACCGTTTAGCCCTGACTCGTTTATTCCTGACTCCGGAACCAGAGTTGGGCAATAAAAAAATTAAAGATTACTTTTCCGAATCCTTTTTTGATACGAATTTCTGGTATTTATGGGCTACAGTTTTTGCTTTTCAACCCTGGCACAGTGTTGCCGAAATGAGACGTTATATGAATAGATTTATGCAGGAGTTTGAGAGACTCCATAATCTCGGCGGAATAGATAGAACTAAATATAACCAATATGATTCTCAGATATTACCACTCCAAAAATGGCTCCAAGATAAGGGAGTAAACTTTAAAACAAGATGTATAGTTAAAGATATGGATATTAGTACTAATAAGCAGAGCAAAACTGTTGAAACAATCTATTACACATTAGCTGGGGACAAGAAAGAAATTAATATTGATCCAACAGATCTGGTTTTTGTCACTAATGGTTCCATGACCGATGGTTCAGACCTGGGTTCAATGACTGAAGCACCACAGTTAAATGAAAAAGGAGCTTCTTTTGAGTTATGGAAAAATATAGCTGAGGGCAATCCCGAGTTTGGTAATCCAGCTAAGTTTTCTGATCATATTGAGAAAACAAAATGGGAATCTTTCACCGTAACCCTAAAAAACAAGGAACTCTTTGATCACATTATAGAATTTACCGAAGAAGAACCAGGGAATGGTTTAACTACATTTGTTAATTCTAGCTGGTTAATGTCAACAGTTGTTGCCGAACAGCCTCACTTCAAAAATCAACCTGATGACGTGAAAATCTTCTGGGGTTACGGCTTATACCCGGAAGAAAAAGGAGATTATGTTGATAAAAAAATGGAAGATTGTACTGGAGAAGAAATCCTTAAAGAACTTTGTTATCACTTGCAATGTACAGATAAACTTCCTTCTATCCTAGAAGATGTAAATTGTATTCCCTGCATGATGCCCTTTATCACTGCTCACTTTATGCCTAGAAAAATTGGAGACCGGCCTCGAGTTGTACCGAAAACATCTAATAATTTAGCATTTCTCGGACAATATGCTGAACTCCCAAATGATGTAGTATTTACGGTAGAATATTCAATAAGATCTGCTCAAACAGCTGTTTATAATTTACTTGCCCTCAATAAAAAAGTACCTCCTATAAATGAATATCAATTTGATATCCGGGTATTACTTAGTTCACTCCTCCATTCCTATAAATAA
- the cooS gene encoding anaerobic carbon-monoxide dehydrogenase catalytic subunit — protein sequence MADAIPGIEELTGGKVSIHETVQEMYEKIHEAGLSNVFDRFDPQEKIRCGFCSDGVSCQLCTNGPCRISEKVGAELGDCGIDPDAMAMRDMLLRNIMGSGTYAHHAYNAFRTLKSTGEGKTPFSITDEEKLNWMADSLGIDTNQKKEDIAIQLGDTLIDQLSSNYDEPPQIVEVFAPEPRKKVWKDLAIYPVGLMHEIKDATASCLTNVDGDHFSMARKALRAGIATIYGAQLGLEMVQDILFGTPTPHEVDTDMGILDPDYVNIMFNGHEPWTAVATLYAAQDPKVQQKAKEAGAKGVRVIGSIETGQELLQRFEIDDVFRGLIGNWLAIEPVLATGAVDIFAMDENCSPPNLKPYEEEYQVKLVSVNDLVRIPGVDENYDYKPTEVGNTAQKLIDMGIENFKQRQKNITPHVPQRIQKAVSGFSTEAVLSALGGKLDPLVDVIKEGNIKGVVGLINCTTLANGPHDYMTVNLAKELVKRDILIVSGGCGNHGLEVAGLAAPDAAKKYAGEGLKAVCNQLNIPPVLSFGTCTDTGRISMLVTELANFLEVDTAQLPVAVTAPQYLEQKATIDAMFSLAYGLYTHLSPTPPVAGGENLVNLLTDELEDLTGGKVALGNNPQKAADGIEEHIIKKRKGLGI from the coding sequence ATGGCAGATGCAATACCTGGAATTGAAGAACTAACAGGTGGAAAAGTAAGTATTCACGAAACAGTTCAAGAAATGTATGAGAAAATTCATGAAGCTGGATTAAGTAATGTCTTTGATCGTTTTGATCCACAGGAAAAAATACGATGCGGTTTCTGTAGTGATGGAGTCAGTTGCCAGTTATGTACTAATGGTCCATGCCGTATCTCTGAAAAAGTCGGAGCTGAACTGGGTGACTGTGGAATAGATCCTGATGCAATGGCCATGCGAGATATGTTACTAAGAAATATTATGGGATCTGGGACATATGCTCACCATGCCTACAATGCTTTTAGAACCTTAAAATCAACTGGAGAAGGAAAAACACCTTTTAGTATTACTGATGAAGAAAAATTAAATTGGATGGCCGACTCTCTCGGTATTGATACCAATCAAAAGAAAGAAGATATTGCTATTCAACTAGGAGACACTTTAATAGATCAATTAAGCAGTAACTATGACGAACCTCCTCAAATAGTAGAAGTCTTTGCTCCAGAACCTAGAAAGAAAGTCTGGAAAGACTTAGCTATCTACCCAGTTGGATTGATGCATGAAATTAAAGACGCTACTGCTAGTTGCTTAACTAATGTTGATGGAGATCATTTCTCAATGGCTCGCAAAGCCTTACGAGCTGGAATTGCTACTATTTATGGTGCTCAGTTAGGTTTAGAAATGGTTCAAGATATTTTATTTGGAACTCCAACACCTCATGAAGTTGATACTGACATGGGAATCTTAGATCCTGATTACGTTAATATTATGTTTAATGGTCACGAACCATGGACTGCAGTAGCTACCCTTTATGCTGCTCAAGATCCTAAAGTACAGCAAAAAGCTAAAGAAGCTGGTGCTAAAGGAGTTAGAGTAATTGGATCTATTGAAACTGGACAAGAGTTGCTACAACGTTTCGAAATAGATGATGTTTTTAGAGGATTAATTGGTAACTGGTTAGCTATCGAACCTGTTTTAGCTACTGGAGCAGTTGATATCTTTGCTATGGACGAAAACTGTTCTCCTCCAAACTTAAAACCTTACGAAGAAGAATATCAGGTTAAATTAGTTTCTGTAAATGATTTAGTCAGAATCCCTGGAGTAGATGAAAATTATGATTATAAACCAACTGAAGTAGGAAATACAGCTCAAAAACTAATCGATATGGGAATTGAAAACTTTAAACAACGACAAAAAAATATCACACCTCACGTTCCACAACGAATTCAAAAAGCAGTCTCTGGTTTTTCCACTGAAGCAGTACTAAGTGCACTAGGTGGTAAATTAGATCCCTTAGTTGATGTAATTAAAGAAGGAAACATTAAAGGAGTTGTAGGACTTATTAACTGTACGACCCTAGCTAATGGTCCTCACGATTATATGACTGTCAATCTCGCTAAAGAACTAGTTAAACGAGATATCTTAATTGTGAGCGGAGGATGTGGAAACCATGGTTTAGAAGTAGCTGGACTAGCCGCTCCAGATGCTGCCAAAAAATATGCTGGCGAAGGGCTAAAAGCAGTCTGTAATCAACTTAATATTCCACCAGTTCTTAGTTTTGGTACCTGTACAGATACAGGTAGAATTTCAATGTTAGTAACGGAATTAGCTAATTTCTTAGAAGTTGATACAGCTCAATTACCTGTCGCTGTTACTGCTCCTCAATATCTAGAACAAAAAGCTACAATTGATGCTATGTTCTCTTTAGCTTATGGATTATACACTCACTTATCTCCTACTCCGCCAGTTGCTGGAGGAGAAAATCTAGTTAACCTACTAACCGATGAATTAGAAGATCTCACCGGCGGAAAAGTTGCTTTAGGTAATAACCCTCAAAAAGCAGCTGATGGAATTGAAGAACATATCATTAAAAAGCGAAAAGGATTAGGTATTTAA
- the asrC gene encoding sulfite reductase subunit C: MSFDTKKITKNAYRITKDREITALRIRVPGGHIKTEYFELIKEIADEYGNGTVHLTTRQGFEVPGIPFEKIDEVNRKIEPILEGMEKNIGVEIEDSKEGYPAAGTRNVSACIGNRVCRCANYDTTRLAQKIEKNIFPNDYHVKIALSGCPNDCIKGHLQDFGILGMVEPIYQQKRCIGCQACVNNCNQRVTGALSYQQERVKRDEDRCIGCGECILQCPTNAWERGNKYYKVVIMGRTGKKNPRLAKPFLKWATEEVVVQIVTNVYDYIEKYIDDSLAKEHVGYIVDRTGYPMFKEKILTGVELNSECQVAKHIQFGGYQNDKNISFVKIGE; this comes from the coding sequence ATGTCTTTTGATACTAAAAAAATAACTAAAAATGCTTATCGAATTACTAAAGATAGAGAAATTACTGCGCTGCGAATCAGAGTTCCTGGTGGGCATATTAAGACTGAATATTTTGAACTAATTAAAGAAATTGCTGATGAGTATGGGAATGGAACTGTTCACTTAACAACTAGACAGGGATTTGAAGTGCCGGGCATTCCCTTTGAGAAGATAGACGAAGTTAATCGTAAAATTGAGCCTATCTTAGAAGGAATGGAAAAGAATATCGGAGTTGAAATTGAAGATAGCAAAGAAGGTTATCCTGCTGCCGGAACTCGTAATGTTTCAGCTTGTATTGGAAATAGAGTTTGTCGTTGTGCTAATTATGATACTACAAGGTTAGCCCAAAAAATAGAGAAAAATATTTTTCCGAATGATTATCATGTCAAAATAGCACTATCAGGCTGTCCTAATGATTGTATAAAAGGTCATTTGCAGGATTTTGGTATTTTAGGTATGGTAGAGCCAATCTACCAGCAAAAGCGTTGTATTGGATGTCAAGCCTGCGTGAATAACTGTAATCAGCGAGTAACAGGAGCACTTTCCTATCAACAAGAAAGAGTTAAACGCGATGAAGACCGCTGTATCGGCTGTGGAGAATGTATTTTACAGTGTCCTACGAATGCCTGGGAACGGGGAAATAAATATTATAAAGTAGTGATTATGGGCCGCACAGGAAAGAAAAATCCTAGGTTAGCTAAACCATTTTTAAAATGGGCTACTGAAGAAGTAGTGGTGCAGATAGTAACTAATGTTTATGATTACATTGAGAAGTATATTGATGATAGCTTAGCTAAAGAACATGTTGGCTATATTGTTGATCGGACTGGGTATCCTATGTTTAAGGAAAAAATATTAACTGGAGTAGAGCTTAATTCGGAGTGTCAGGTAGCTAAACATATCCAATTCGGTGGTTATCAAAATGATAAGAATATTTCGTTTGTTAAAATTGGAGAATAA
- the asrB gene encoding anaerobic sulfite reductase subunit AsrB, with product MAVNVEDNPYRAQSAEIIDIKQETDVEYTFRLAANMDLNCGQFLEVSIPGFGEAPISVSDFGTDWLELTIRRVGDLTDKIHELGIGDKLYLRGPYGNGFSLEEFKHRNLIIAAGGTGLAPVRSVINYFYDHPTEVNDFELLMGFKDPDSLLFERDIDRWKEKLEVLITVDQTCGVWGECVGLITEHIPKVNLSDVENTEVIVVGPPLMMKHTIKEFKKLNVPDDKIWVSYERKMHCGLGKCGHCKIEDNYVCVDGPVYNYAEIKDLKD from the coding sequence GTGGCTGTTAATGTGGAAGATAACCCTTATCGAGCCCAATCAGCAGAAATAATAGATATTAAACAAGAAACAGATGTTGAATATACTTTTCGATTGGCGGCAAATATGGATCTTAATTGTGGTCAGTTTTTAGAAGTTTCGATTCCCGGTTTTGGAGAAGCTCCGATTTCAGTTAGTGACTTTGGAACGGACTGGTTAGAGTTAACAATTAGAAGAGTTGGTGACTTAACTGATAAGATTCATGAATTAGGTATAGGCGATAAACTTTATTTGCGCGGGCCTTATGGTAATGGCTTTTCATTAGAGGAATTCAAACATAGAAATTTAATTATAGCAGCTGGAGGTACAGGATTGGCTCCGGTGAGAAGTGTAATTAATTATTTTTATGATCATCCTACTGAAGTGAATGATTTTGAATTGCTAATGGGCTTTAAAGATCCGGATAGCTTATTGTTTGAGCGGGATATCGACCGATGGAAAGAAAAACTTGAAGTACTAATTACTGTTGATCAGACTTGTGGTGTCTGGGGTGAGTGTGTAGGATTAATTACCGAGCATATTCCTAAAGTTAATTTATCAGATGTTGAAAATACGGAAGTAATAGTAGTTGGGCCGCCACTAATGATGAAACATACGATTAAAGAATTTAAGAAGCTAAATGTTCCTGATGACAAAATTTGGGTGTCTTATGAAAGAAAGATGCATTGTGGATTAGGTAAATGTGGGCACTGTAAAATTGAAGATAATTATGTTTGTGTTGATGGACCTGTTTATAATTATGCTGAAATAAAAGATTTGAAAGATTAA
- the asrA gene encoding anaerobic sulfite reductase subunit AsrA, whose protein sequence is MGYRLSKHDFSELLHKLQEDNKVYGPTCKEKKGTFSANDLVVYDQVADLNDLELTTKTKFSPKEIIFPIRQTMFYFTEDQQQIPQVDEESIIIFLRPCDRNAVKRLDEIFLENGPEEDIYYQRLRDKVKFFVLECTTGFDSCFCVTMDSNRVEPEEYTAFLRFEEDELECEVTDPDLEHLIQELGSEIEFNPQFKEEDETEVNLPPKEEITNDLFEHQLWTDYTRRCIACGRCNTACPTCSCFTVKDIVYEENSNCGERQRMWAGCHIDGFTEMAGGHNFRDEYGDRMRYKTMHKIYDFNERFGFDMCVGCGRCDDICPEYISFSNCINKLNQIIEEGE, encoded by the coding sequence ATGGGATATAGGTTAAGTAAACATGATTTTTCTGAATTATTACACAAATTACAAGAAGATAATAAAGTTTATGGTCCAACTTGCAAAGAGAAAAAAGGAACCTTCTCGGCTAATGACTTAGTTGTTTATGATCAAGTAGCTGATTTAAATGATCTTGAGTTAACTACTAAAACTAAATTTTCACCAAAGGAAATAATTTTTCCGATCCGTCAAACTATGTTTTACTTTACAGAAGACCAACAACAAATACCGCAGGTGGATGAAGAATCAATTATTATCTTTTTACGCCCCTGTGACCGTAATGCAGTTAAACGATTAGATGAAATATTTCTGGAGAATGGACCAGAAGAGGATATTTATTATCAGCGTTTACGAGATAAAGTAAAGTTTTTTGTCTTAGAGTGTACAACAGGGTTTGATTCTTGTTTTTGTGTGACTATGGATAGTAATCGAGTGGAGCCTGAAGAATATACTGCTTTTTTAAGATTTGAGGAAGATGAGCTTGAGTGTGAGGTTACTGATCCTGATCTAGAACACTTAATCCAGGAATTGGGATCTGAAATCGAATTTAATCCTCAATTTAAAGAAGAAGATGAAACTGAAGTTAACTTGCCACCTAAAGAAGAGATAACTAATGATTTGTTTGAACATCAGTTATGGACTGATTATACGCGTCGCTGTATAGCTTGTGGTAGATGTAACACTGCTTGCCCAACTTGTAGCTGTTTTACCGTCAAAGATATAGTCTATGAGGAAAATTCAAATTGTGGTGAACGACAGCGAATGTGGGCTGGATGTCATATTGATGGATTTACTGAAATGGCCGGTGGGCATAATTTTAGAGATGAATACGGTGATCGAATGCGGTATAAAACAATGCATAAAATTTATGATTTTAATGAACGATTTGGTTTTGATATGTGTGTAGGTTGTGGACGTTGTGATGATATTTGTCCTGAGTATATTTCTTTTTCTAATTGTATTAATAAACTAAATCAGATCATTGAGGAGGGAGAATAG
- a CDS encoding formate/nitrite transporter family protein, with translation MFRTNINKVVNSAQKKVDFMNQNLGKYFVLSMFAGVFVGLGTILIFSIGAPLVKAGSPLVKLVMGTSFGVALTLVIFAGSELFTGNNLVMMVGWLDGEISIFNLLKLWFWCYIGNLVGSLAIAWLVIKTGLISKAPTADFIISVSAAKMNAPLGQLFFRGILCNMLVCLAVWMAIKAKNEVAKLILIFWCLFAFIGSGFEHSIANMSLLGMGLMIPHPETITIVGYVRNLVSVTAGNIIGGGLLIGALYWYASTNVVTNNQEVSKSA, from the coding sequence TTGTTTAGAACAAATATTAATAAGGTAGTCAATTCAGCTCAGAAAAAAGTTGATTTTATGAATCAAAATTTAGGTAAGTATTTTGTATTATCAATGTTTGCTGGTGTTTTTGTAGGGTTGGGAACTATCTTGATCTTTTCTATTGGGGCTCCGTTAGTAAAAGCAGGTTCTCCATTAGTTAAATTAGTAATGGGGACTTCTTTTGGAGTTGCTTTAACCCTAGTTATTTTTGCTGGTTCTGAATTATTTACTGGCAATAATCTGGTAATGATGGTTGGCTGGCTGGATGGAGAAATAAGTATTTTTAATTTGTTAAAATTATGGTTCTGGTGTTATATAGGAAATTTGGTGGGGTCATTGGCAATAGCCTGGTTAGTTATTAAAACAGGTCTGATTTCTAAAGCGCCTACTGCTGACTTCATAATAAGTGTTAGCGCTGCTAAAATGAATGCTCCTTTAGGCCAACTATTCTTCCGCGGTATTTTATGTAATATGTTAGTTTGTTTAGCAGTCTGGATGGCAATTAAAGCTAAAAATGAAGTTGCTAAACTAATTTTGATTTTTTGGTGTTTATTTGCCTTTATCGGCAGCGGTTTTGAACATAGTATTGCTAATATGAGTTTGTTAGGAATGGGGTTGATGATTCCTCATCCCGAAACTATAACAATTGTCGGTTATGTTAGAAATTTAGTTTCAGTTACAGCTGGTAATATAATTGGTGGTGGATTATTAATTGGAGCTTTGTACTGGTATGCTTCAACTAATGTAGTAACTAATAATCAAGAAGTAAGTAAATCGGCTTAG